TCCTGGCTCACCACTTTTCGCTGATGTCTTGCTAAGTGGGTTAAGACAGCAAGGGCTTTAGGGGGGACAGTTTGCGAGTGCTCATGTCGGGTGATCTGGTTTCTGGATAAATCAACAAAGAAGTCACCTACCCAATATTGTGAAGTCATTGATGTATCTACCTGAACAAAATATGAGCTAAATTTTGGCAATGGATACTAGCATAAACCCTGATTATAGCTAAAGCAGACTTTGTAACTTGTTGATAAATAAGCACTTTATAGTAACAGAACAAAGTCATTCAAAAGTCAGGTGCACTTCAGGTGTTTCATAGGCTCCTTGTTTAGATTGAACGCTTCTCCGATCACATGTAACGGTATAAATACTGATATGAAAAAGCGTTTACTAGTCGCCTTTCTCCTGTTGCTACCTATCGCTGCCCTTGAAGCAGGTGAGCATAAAGCCCTGGAGTTATCCACAATCCAAGTGATACCCATTCAGGATTCCGGCAATAACAGGGAATACGAGCTGTATATCAAGCTGCCTGAGAAATATGAGGAGAGTGACACCAAAAAGCATCCGGTCATTTATTATACAGATGCTTTGTGGGCGGTTGAAATACTGTCGGCCACCACAGAGTATGCACTGGAAGATGCAATTTTGGTGGGCATTGGCTGGCGGAAAGGTATGCCAGCTGATGAAAATGAATGGTCGAGTCGATATCGGGACTTTAAACCAGCACTACCCTCAGATGATAAAGCTAACGATAAAGAATCCTTTAAAGGAGAGGCCCATCAGCATCTCGCCTTTATCAGAAATGACGTTATAAAGTATATCGAAAGCAATTACCGCGCGAATCCA
This DNA window, taken from Microbulbifer sp. VAAF005, encodes the following:
- a CDS encoding alpha/beta hydrolase-fold protein yields the protein MKKRLLVAFLLLLPIAALEAGEHKALELSTIQVIPIQDSGNNREYELYIKLPEKYEESDTKKHPVIYYTDALWAVEILSATTEYALEDAILVGIGWRKGMPADENEWSSRYRDFKPALPSDDKANDKESFKGEAHQHLAFIRNDVIKYIESNYRANPDNRTYFGYSFGGLFGVYALISQPDTFQNYIIGSPSRLIGTYMDSRLELEPNKPLIELPKQTNVFIAYGALEKELGATVERFVSELKSQKLANLSIDPVVIESANHTTAFPKTSVRSIYWLADKVKH